A single region of the Oncorhynchus keta strain PuntledgeMale-10-30-2019 chromosome 37, Oket_V2, whole genome shotgun sequence genome encodes:
- the LOC118369997 gene encoding plakophilin-4-like isoform X1 — MPSPEMGEEGEGSLPAREGPSGHSQADTTTLNLLASVKEQELQFERLTRELEEERQIVASQLERCMLGAESPGDDDDASSSDSSEKSFAWRSSVDVSGTGEHRAAVMDSSHQSPSRLLRADQGHGSLYLPEADRASPHDSEGSVAHMTSYADSGYQDSSMSYYSVSRENVVLSEPRHMLSGSGPRGSPSHGRSSRAEGQASVQASASGRVMRRMGSLPSRGQSPVCGVGGTVSPSRVSLRTSQGGSAYGSPILTEPKPLASIFPGTTMPPSSPPGPGTTPSFQRATSPYSPTHQRNGNGDSPLRTSPHPGSANHATSPHQAIGSVSGHLGSTLSLVEGRGLSGSPLRSCMTAVPQHYGSTLPRQGVLPYGHDAYGLYERTPLPLSRPDSLTGLHSSYATRHSPLDQDMRMAMSPDCHVMPVYDDRAFQSPLYHSPTHAHHGSHGAIYRTLTGAENLQRTLQRTTSHCSTLAYQRSSYGLNTYADTYRVSQQGQGPNETSFSRHSGLVDRAATRSPSIDSIQKDPRELAWRDPDLPEVIHMLQHHFPSVQANAAAYLQHLCYRDNHIKLEVCHLGGVQHLVDLLDHKAVEVQRSSCGALRNLVYGKATDDNKVALRNSGGVPALLRLLRRTTDNEVRELVTGVLWNLSSCDAVKMTIIRDALSTLTNTVVIPHSGWSSSNYREETKLKFHSSLLLRNTTGCLRNLSSAGEEARGQLRCCEGLVDSLLYVLKACVSTSDFDSKIVENCVCTLRNLSYRLEIEMPSSRLLGTQELDALLGYGSPSKDLDYLCWGKKKKKKKKRGWLDDKWDGVGPIPGFGKPPLGAEMLWHPAVVKPYLSLLAESSNPATLEGSAGSLQNLSAGNWKFAAYIRAAVRKEKGLPILVELLRMDNDRVVCSVATALRNMALDSRNKELIGKYAMRDLVNRLPGGSPSLLSDETVASVCCTLHEVTSRNMENAKALADTGGIEKLLDISKGRGKGYSMKVVKAAAQVLNTLWQYRDLRTFYKQDGWHHGHFITPVSTLERDRYRSQPTLPTSTLQMSPVPRQSGGSATSSPAMLGIRRHSSNYQRAQSSMQLDTYYGDNSLHRNQYTGSEKQTPYFIGSYSSPSREDCPRSQQEDVFYSDELDRNTYNNYRMYLSSPHGYGEEEPGPYQDEPENLTSTERYNTSQPNILKSNTNTANYVDFYSTTRRPSQKANQYSGSPDSWV, encoded by the exons GAGCTCCAGTTTGAGCGTTTGACCCGGGAGCTGGAGGAGGAGCGTCAGATCGTTGCCAGTCAACTGGAGAGGTGCATGCTGGGAGCTGAGTCGCCTggcgatgatgatgatgccaGTAGCAG TGACTCATCAGAGAAGTCCTTTGCTTGGAGATCATCAG TAGATGTGTCTGGTACAGGAGAGCACCGGGCTGCTGTAATGGACAGCTCTCACCAGTCACCCTCCCGTCTCCTCCGAGCTGATCAGGGTCACGGGTCACTCTACCTCCCTGAAGCGGACAGGGCATCCCCGCATGACAGTGAGG GATCTGTGGCCCATATGACGTCGTATGCAGATAGTGGCTACCAGGACAGCAGTATGAGTTACTACAGTGTGAGCAGAGAGAACGTGGTTCTGTCAGAGCCCAGACACATGCTGTCAGGCAGCGGCCCCAGGGGAAGCCCCAGTCACGGCAGGAGCTCCCGGGCAGAGGGGCAGGCCTCCGTACAG GCCTCTGCGTCAGGGCGGGTGATGAGGAGGATGGGCTCCCTCCCTTCCCGGGGCCAGTCTcctgtgtgtggtgtggggggCACCGTGTCCCCGTCCCGGGTCTCTCTCCGCACCTCCCAGGGTGGCAGCGCCTACGGCTCACCCATCCTCACCGAGCCCAAACCCCTCGCCAGCATCTTCCCCGGGACCACcatgcccccctcctccccacccgGTCCAGGCACCACCCCCTCCTTCCAGCGTGCCACCTCTCCTTACTCCCCCACCCACCAGAGGAATGGGAACGGCGACTCTCCTCTCCGGACCAGCCCCCATCCAGGCAGCGCCAATCATgccacctcacctcaccaggcGATTGGTAGTGTCTCCGGGCACCTGGGGTCTACACTGTCtctggtggaggggagggggctgTCTGGCTCTCCTCTGAGGTCCTGTATGACGGCTGTGCCCCAGCACTACGGCTCCACACTGCCCCGCCAGGGGGTTCTCCCCTACGGACATGACGCCTACGGGCTCTACGAGAGAACCCCCTTGCCTCTGTCACGGCCTGACAGCCTCACTG gcctGCACAGCTCCTACGCCACTCGCCACAGCCCACTGGACCAGGATATGAGGATGGCCATGTCTCCTGACTGCCACGTCATGCCTGTCTACGACGACAGAGCCTTCCAAAGCCCCCTGTATCACAGCCCCACCCACGCCCACCACGGATCACACGGCGCTATCTACAGGACACTCACGG GTGCGGAGAACCTTCAGCGGACCCTCCAGAGGACCACAAGCCATTGCAGCACCCTGGCGTACCAAAGAAGCAGCTATGGGCTGAACACATATGCAGACACCTACAGGGTCTCCCAGCAGGGACAGGGGCCCAATGAGACCTCTTTCTCCAGGCACTCTGGTCTAGTCGACAGGGCTGCCACAAGGTCCCCCTCCATAGACAGTATACAAAAGGATCCTAG GGAGCTTGCATGGCGCGACCCCGATCTCCCTGAGGTGATCCACATGCTGCAGCATCACTTCCCCTCTGTCCAGGCCAACGCTGCAGCCTACCTCCAGCACCTGTGTTACAGAGACAACCACATCAAATTGGAG GTGTGTCACCTGGGAGGTGTTCAGCACCTGGTGGACCTGCTGGACCACAAGGCTGTGGAGGTGCAGAGGAGTTCCTGCGGAGCCCTGAGGAACCTGGTTTATGGCAAGGCTACCGACGACAACAAGGTGGCCCTGAGGAACTCTGGTGGCGTTCCCGCTCTGCTCAGACTGCTGAGGAGGACCACTGACAACGAAGTCAGGGAGCTGGTCACTG GGGTGCTGTGGAACCTGTCGTCATGCGACGCGGTCAAGATGACCATCATCAGGGACGCTCTGAGCACCCTGACCAACACTGTGGTCATCCCCCACTCCGGCTGGAGCAGCAGCAActacagagaggagaccaagctcaagttccactcctctctcctgctgcgCAACACCACCGGCTGCCTCAG GAACCTGAGTTcagcaggagaggaggccagGGGTCAGCTGAGGTGTTGTGAGGGGCTGGTGGATTCACTTCTCTATGTCCTCAAGGCCTGCGTTAGTACCTCTGACTTCGACAGCAAG atTGTGGAGAACTGTGTGTGTACTCTGAGGAACCTGTCCTACCGTCTGGAGATAGAGATGCCCTCGTCTCGCCTGCTGGGGACTCAGGAACTGGATGCCCTGCTGGGCTACGGGTCCCCCAGTAAGGACCTAGACTACCTCTGCTGGGgcaagaaaaagaagaagaaaaagaagagggGCTGGCTGGATGATAAG TGGGACGGCGTGGGACCCATCCCGGGGTTTGGTAAGCCTCCACTGGGGGCAGAGATGCTGTGGCACCCGGCCGTGGTGAAGCCCTACCTCAGCCTGCTGGCAGAGAGCTCCAACCCTGCCACCCTGGAGGGCTCCGCCGGATCCCTTCAGAACCTCTCCGCTGGAAACTGGAAG TTTGCGGCCTACATCCGCGCGGCGGTGCGCAAGGAGAAGGGGCTTCCTATCCTGGTGGAGCTGCTGAGGATGGACAACGACAGGGTGGTCTGCTCTGTGGCCACCGCTCTGAGGAACATGGCCCTGGACAGCAGGAACAAGGAGCTTatag GAAAGTATGCGATGCGGGACCTGGTGAACCGTCTCCCCGGGGGAAGCCCCTCCCTGCTGTCTGATGAGACGGTGGCGTCTGTCTGCTGCACGCTCCACGAAGTCACCAGCAGGAACATGGAGAACGCCAAGGCCCTGGCAGACACGGGGGGCATCGAGAAGCTGCTGGACATCAGTAAGGGCAGGGGGAAGGGGTATTCTATGAAGGTGGTGAAGGCTGCTGCTCAGGTCCTCAACACGCTGTGGCAGTACAGGGACCTGCGCACCTTCTACAAACAG GACGGATGGCACCACGGTCATTTCATCACTCCTGTGTCcactctggagagagacaggtacaggtCTCAACCAACCCTGCCTACTAGCACCTTACAGATGTCCCCCGTGCCCCGCCAATCAG GTGGTAGTGCAACCTCCTCTCCTGCCATGTTAGGAATCAGAAGACACAGCTCTAACTACCAGAGGGCTCAGTCATCTATGCAACTCGATACATATTATGGAGACAACAGTTTACATAGAAACCAGTACACAG GGTCAGAAAAGCAAACACCATATTTTATCGGGTCCTATTCCTCACCATCGAGAGAGGACTGTCCTCGGTCCCAG CAGGAAGATGTGTTCTACTCCGACGAGCTGGATAGGAACACTTACAACAACTACAGAATGTATCTGTCATCGCCGCACGGCTACGGGGAGGAAGAGCCTGGGCCTTACCAGGACGAGCCAGAGAACCTGACCTCCACAGAGCGATACAACACCTCCCAACCTAACATACTGAAATCCAATACCAACACCGCTAACTACGTGGACTTCTACTCCACCACGAGGAGGCCTTCTCAGAAGGCTAACCAGTATTCTGGATCACCTGACTCCTGGGTGTAG